Genomic segment of Rhodopirellula bahusiensis:
TTCGGCAGCAGCTTCGGCCAGTTCGTCCGCGATGACGGCTTTCCGGAGAGACTCCATTAGCTCGACCGGCCTTCCCTGTCGATCAGAGAATCATTCTCGCCATTGAACTCGGGCACCCCCGTCAAAATGCCGCGGAACTTCGTCAGTGGAGGACCAATCTCGACTCCGCGATTACTGAGTTTAAATTCGCGAATCGTTCGCTCGTGTCGTCCAGTGCGTTTCTTGATGACCGAAATCGCTTGGCGAATCTCTCCTTGGGCTTCGAAGTAGCGGAACAGCACCACCGAGTCAGCCAGATAGCTGGCATCCACCGGCGTCCCCATCGCTTGCCCCAACATCCCGTGCTGAGCCACAACGGCCAACGTCAAAATGCCGCGTTTGCCGAGGTACTGAAGCAACTCGTGCATTTGGATGATCAGGAACTTCTCGTGAGGCATCGAGTTCAAGTAACCATTGATACTGTCGATCGCAACGATCCCGACCTGGCGGCCCTGATCATCCGTTTCGACTGATTCTCGAACCAGGCAAGCGAATTCGCTGGGGGTGATTTCGCCCGGCACCAAGTTGATGATTTGGATCAGTCCATTGTCGACGTGCGTCTGCAAGTCGAAACCAAGTCCTTCGGCGCGGACATACAACGACTGCACGCTTTCTTCGAACTGAAACAGCACGGCTCGTTCGTTTCGTTCCGCCGCTGCGATCGCGAATTGCAACGCCATCGACGACTTCCCGACTCCAGCCGGCCCCAGCAACAGAGCACTGGTCCCCGCATTCAGACCACCGCCGAGCAATGCATCGAATTCTTTGTTGCCACTGTCAACCAAATGCGTCTCAGTGTTCTCGCTGGGTTGGTCAGCTGACTCACGAGGAAAGACCTTCAATCCGCCACGCACGATCCGCAAATCATGTGCCCCGCCAATGAAGCTGGAGCCACGATGTTTCAAGATCCGCAACCTGCGTCTTTCCCCACCGTAGTCTGAAAGCAAGTGTTCCAACCGAATGACGCCGTGGGCGATGCTCTGCAGATGCTGGTCATCCACTCCGGAGTAATCGTCCAGCAACAGCACCGTGCATCCACGACCGACGAAAAATTGCTTGAGAGCCAAAATTTGCCGTCGATATCGCAGCGATCCTTGCGACAACAAACGCATCTCGGAGAGCGAATCGAAGACGACTCGTTTCGGTTGCAGTTTGTTGACTCGTTCTAAAACCCCGTCGACCGTGGTGCTGAGTTCGATCTCCGATGGCTCGAACATCGTGTACT
This window contains:
- a CDS encoding ATPase domain-containing protein yields the protein MTTQNSPTKISTGNPPLDDILHGGLTADRLYLVEGMPGTGKTTLALQFLLEGARKGETGLYVTLSETKQELEGVAVSHGWSLENIDIYELVDTKAVEDARLQYTMFEPSEIELSTTVDGVLERVNKLQPKRVVFDSLSEMRLLSQGSLRYRRQILALKQFFVGRGCTVLLLDDYSGVDDQHLQSIAHGVIRLEHLLSDYGGERRRLRILKHRGSSFIGGAHDLRIVRGGLKVFPRESADQPSENTETHLVDSGNKEFDALLGGGLNAGTSALLLGPAGVGKSSMALQFAIAAAERNERAVLFQFEESVQSLYVRAEGLGFDLQTHVDNGLIQIINLVPGEITPSEFACLVRESVETDDQGRQVGIVAIDSINGYLNSMPHEKFLIIQMHELLQYLGKRGILTLAVVAQHGMLGQAMGTPVDASYLADSVVLFRYFEAQGEIRQAISVIKKRTGRHERTIREFKLSNRGVEIGPPLTKFRGILTGVPEFNGENDSLIDREGRSS